The Erythrolamprus reginae isolate rEryReg1 chromosome 3, rEryReg1.hap1, whole genome shotgun sequence genome contains a region encoding:
- the NDRG1 gene encoding protein NDRG1: protein MSGGPDSRVAEQKPLVDKEEAITRLLPDIDVDIHEQDIETVHGSVHVTMCGTPRGNRPAILTYHDIGLNHKTCFNPLFNNEDMQEITQHFAVCHVDAPGQQDGAPSFPPGYMYPSMDQLSEMLPGVLKQFGLKSVIGMGTGAGAYILTRFALNYPDMVEGLVLINVNPCAEGWMDWAATKISGWAHALPDMVISHLFGKEEIHCSQDLIHTYRQHIINDMNQSNLHLFVNSYNSRRDLDIERPVPGINVITLQCPSLLVVGDSSPAVDAVVDCNAKLDPTKTTLLKMADCGGLPQVSQPAKLAEAFKYFIQGMGYMPSASMTRLMRSRTASGSSVSSMEGNRSRAHTGEGARSRAHTGDGPRSRAQTGEAPRNRAGTDIELSSNPAKTSGQSSPKSMEVSC from the exons ATGTCAGGTGGTCCGGATTCCCGTGTTGCAGAGCAGAAACCTTTAGTAGACAAAGAAGAG GCCATCACTCGTCTCCTTCCTGATATCGATGTTGACATTCAC GAACAAGACATTGAGACAGTCCATGGCTCAGTCCATGTCACCATGTGTGGAACACCCCGAGGAAACAGACCTGCCATTCTAACATACCATGATATTGGGTTGAATC ACAAGACGTGTTTCAACCCCCTCTTCAACAATGAGGACATGCAGGAAATCACACAACATTTTGCAGTCTGCCATGTGGATGCCCCCGGACAGCAAGATGGAGCGCCTTCCTTTCCACCTGG GTACATGTATCCTTCCATGGATCAACTGTCTGAGATGCTCCCTGGAGTTCTAAAACAATTTGG atTGAAAAGCGTGATCGGAATGGGGACTGGAGCTGGGGCCTACATTTTAACCCGATTCGCT CTTAACTACCCTGATATGGTGGAAGGACTCGTTCTTATCAACGTCAACCCATGCGCCGAAGGTTGGATGGACTGGGCCGCAACCAAG aTTTCCGGATGGGCTCATGCTTTACCAGACATGGTCATTTCACATCTTTTTGGCAAG GAGGAGATTCACTGCAGCCAAGATTTGATCCATACTTACCGCCAGCACATCATCAATGACATGAACCAAAGCAATCTCCATCTGTTTGTCAACTCTTACAACAG CCGAAGGGATCTAGACATCGAACGTCCCGTTCCAGGAATAAATGTGATTACTCTACA GTGCCCTTCACTCTTGGTGGTTGGAGACAGCTCCCCTGCAGTTGATGCTGTG GTGGACTGCAATGCTAAACTTGACCCAACAAAGACCACGCTTTTAAAG aTGGCTGACTGTGGTGGTCTTCCTCAGGTTTCCCAG CCTGCCAAGCTTGCTGAAGCTTTCAAATACTTCATCCAGGGAATGGGATACA TGCCTTCCGCCAGCATGACCAGACTAATGCGATCCCGCACGGCTTCCGGTTCCAGCGTCTCATCCATGGAGGGGAACAGGAGCAGAGCCCACACCGGGGAAGGTGCCCGAAGTCGGGCTCACACAGGCGACGGGCCCAGGAGCAGAGCCCAAACTGGGGAAGCTCCCCGGAACCGTGCTGGTACAGACATCGagctgagttctaatcctgccaaAACCAGTGGACAGTCCAGCCCCAAGTCAATGGAAGTGTCCTGTTAA